In the Salinirubrum litoreum genome, one interval contains:
- a CDS encoding ABC transporter ATP-binding protein codes for MSDSGIRDAAGEADVATVSADEAILRVRDLKTRFFTEEGQVNAVDGVSFDVRDGEVFGIVGESGSGKSVTALSVIDLIESPGRITDGEVWYRNTDLAEEFREDRPQAVDGDFVDLRQLPDGVRRSLRGPSFSMIFQDPMSSLNPSLTVGEQIAEAVEVQRRASANPRSTRSRTQGYGLGSLITDTLIPTRDYVNDESMDRAVELLDQVGIPDPADRAEEYPHQFSGGMLQRAMIAQALAGEPDVLIADEPTTALDVTIQAQILNLLRDLQDEQDMSVIMITHDLGVIARMCSRVGVMYAGEVVERGSLSDVFDDPVHPYTQGLLGSIPDLADPAPRLQPIEGNVPSLLDSEMGNRCYFADRCPKAMEECLQPIPEYDAGESPEHKARCVLADHEYDPSQALADDYFESAVADADEGAEPPTEESATAQTDGGESGGDAR; via the coding sequence ATGAGCGACAGTGGCATCCGGGACGCGGCCGGCGAAGCGGACGTCGCGACCGTCTCGGCGGACGAGGCCATCCTCCGGGTGCGGGACCTGAAGACCCGGTTCTTCACCGAGGAGGGCCAGGTCAACGCGGTCGACGGCGTGAGTTTCGACGTGCGGGACGGCGAGGTGTTCGGCATCGTCGGCGAGTCCGGGTCCGGCAAGTCCGTCACCGCGCTGTCGGTGATCGACCTGATCGAGTCGCCCGGCCGGATCACCGACGGCGAGGTCTGGTACCGGAACACCGACCTCGCCGAGGAGTTCCGCGAGGACCGACCGCAGGCTGTCGACGGCGACTTCGTCGACCTCCGGCAGTTGCCCGACGGCGTCCGGCGCTCCCTGCGCGGGCCGTCGTTCAGCATGATCTTCCAGGACCCGATGTCGAGTCTCAACCCCTCGCTGACGGTCGGCGAACAGATCGCCGAGGCGGTCGAGGTCCAGCGCCGGGCGTCGGCCAACCCTCGCAGCACCCGCAGTCGGACGCAGGGGTACGGCCTCGGCAGTCTCATCACGGACACGCTGATCCCGACGCGGGACTACGTGAACGACGAGAGTATGGACCGGGCGGTCGAACTGCTGGATCAGGTCGGTATCCCCGACCCGGCCGACCGCGCCGAGGAGTACCCCCACCAGTTCTCCGGCGGGATGCTCCAGCGCGCGATGATCGCGCAGGCGCTCGCCGGCGAACCGGACGTGCTGATCGCCGACGAACCGACGACCGCACTCGACGTGACGATCCAGGCGCAGATCCTGAACCTCCTGCGGGACCTGCAGGACGAACAGGACATGAGCGTCATCATGATCACGCACGACCTCGGCGTCATCGCCCGGATGTGCTCGCGAGTCGGCGTGATGTACGCGGGCGAGGTCGTCGAGCGCGGCAGTCTCTCGGACGTGTTCGACGACCCGGTCCACCCCTACACGCAGGGACTGCTCGGGTCGATTCCCGATCTGGCCGATCCTGCGCCGCGACTCCAACCCATCGAGGGGAACGTCCCGAGTCTGCTGGACAGCGAGATGGGCAACAGATGCTACTTCGCGGATCGGTGTCCGAAGGCGATGGAGGAGTGTCTCCAGCCGATTCCGGAGTACGACGCCGGCGAGAGTCCGGAACACAAGGCTCGCTGTGTCCTCGCGGACCACGAGTACGACCCGTCGCAGGCGCTCGCGGACGACTACTTCGAGTCGGCGGTCGCTGACGCCGACGAAGGCGCGGAGCCGCCGACCGAGGAGTCGGCGACCGCACAGACGGACGGCGGCGAGTCGGGAGGTGACGCGCGGTGA
- a CDS encoding ABC transporter permease produces the protein MLDRLGALVARGLSAFLAPRTIRSLKRELRRSGLAKLGIVLVVLMVSVAIFAPVLAPHNPTSQDLENSQLPPLGFSATENQTSSEMVNGSIEVVEEEVTVNATASHPLGTDPLGRDMLSRVIYGARTSLLVGLLGTLAAVIVGVSVGLTAGYYGGRVDDGLMRIADVMLAFPSLVLAIALIGLFGQAAIRIPDPMVLLGITPEMPETFVLPGTVVAVVALVNWVWFARVARGEALSLRDEEYVKAARSVGASDGYIVWKHVLPNSITPILVLATIQVAAIILLESALSFLGFSGTTLSWGFDIAQGRSYLASAWWVATVPGVAIVLAVIGINLIGDWFRDALDPGVGGEGGV, from the coding sequence ATTCTCGACAGACTCGGGGCGCTCGTCGCTCGCGGCCTCTCGGCGTTTCTCGCCCCCCGGACCATCCGGAGTCTCAAGCGCGAACTCCGGCGGAGCGGGCTGGCGAAACTCGGCATCGTGCTGGTCGTGTTGATGGTGTCGGTCGCCATCTTCGCGCCGGTGCTCGCGCCGCACAACCCGACGAGTCAGGACCTGGAGAACTCACAGCTCCCGCCACTCGGCTTCTCTGCGACCGAGAACCAGACGAGTTCCGAGATGGTCAACGGGAGCATCGAGGTCGTCGAAGAGGAGGTGACGGTGAACGCGACCGCCTCGCACCCGCTCGGCACCGATCCACTGGGTCGTGACATGCTCTCGCGGGTGATCTACGGCGCGCGCACGTCCTTGCTCGTCGGCTTACTCGGGACACTGGCGGCGGTGATCGTCGGTGTCTCTGTCGGGCTGACGGCGGGCTACTACGGCGGGCGCGTCGACGACGGCCTGATGCGCATCGCCGACGTGATGCTGGCGTTCCCGTCGCTGGTGCTGGCGATCGCGCTGATCGGCCTGTTCGGACAGGCCGCGATCCGGATACCGGACCCGATGGTGCTCCTCGGGATCACACCCGAGATGCCGGAGACGTTCGTGCTGCCCGGCACCGTGGTCGCGGTCGTCGCGCTGGTGAACTGGGTCTGGTTCGCTCGCGTCGCACGCGGGGAGGCGCTCTCCTTGCGTGACGAGGAGTACGTGAAGGCCGCGCGGTCGGTCGGGGCGAGCGACGGCTACATCGTCTGGAAGCACGTCCTGCCGAACAGCATCACCCCGATCCTCGTGCTGGCGACGATCCAGGTGGCCGCGATCATCCTCCTGGAGAGCGCGCTGTCGTTCCTCGGCTTCTCGGGGACGACGCTCTCGTGGGGCTTCGACATCGCACAGGGCCGGAGCTATCTCGCCTCGGCGTGGTGGGTCGCCACCGTGCCGGGCGTCGCCATCGTGCTGGCGGTCATCGGCATCAACCTGATCGGCGACTGGTTCCGCGACGCCCTCGATCCGGGCGTCGGCGGCGAGGGAGGTGTCTGA
- a CDS encoding ABC transporter permease: protein MSRARFLLKRGLQGIFVVWGVVTVVFLLRFITPGDPVALIAPLDASPELRQQIAANLGLDRPLYVQYFDYVGGLFVGDMGYSYVAGTSVSNRVFARLPATIELAAAATVVAIVLSIPLGVISATRRGEPADYAATVFSLGGISTPNFWLGIMLVLVLSVQFGLFPTSRRAIGFVPALELLAAGNPLGLLAWLEYITLPAITLGTYFTALVTRLTRSGMLDELGKTYVRAARAKGLPETLVRYKHALRNTLIPVITVLGLQFGTLIGGAVITEAVFAWPGLGTLVINSINARDWPLIQGCLIVIGTSFVLVNIVVDALYAYVNPQVVYD, encoded by the coding sequence ATGTCGCGCGCCCGGTTCCTGCTGAAACGGGGCCTGCAGGGGATCTTCGTGGTCTGGGGAGTCGTCACCGTCGTCTTCCTCCTCCGATTCATCACGCCCGGCGACCCCGTGGCGTTGATCGCACCGCTGGACGCCAGCCCGGAACTCCGCCAGCAGATCGCGGCGAACCTCGGGCTGGACAGACCGCTGTACGTCCAGTACTTCGACTACGTCGGCGGCCTGTTCGTCGGCGACATGGGCTACAGCTACGTGGCCGGCACGTCGGTCTCGAACCGCGTGTTCGCCCGCCTGCCGGCGACGATCGAACTCGCGGCGGCCGCGACGGTCGTGGCGATCGTGCTGTCGATTCCCCTCGGCGTCATCTCCGCCACCCGACGCGGGGAACCGGCCGACTACGCCGCGACGGTCTTCTCGCTGGGCGGCATCTCGACGCCGAACTTCTGGCTCGGGATCATGCTCGTCCTGGTGCTGTCGGTGCAGTTCGGACTGTTCCCGACCAGCAGACGCGCCATCGGGTTCGTGCCCGCACTGGAGTTACTGGCCGCAGGCAACCCACTGGGTCTCCTCGCGTGGCTGGAGTACATCACACTCCCGGCGATCACGCTCGGGACGTACTTCACCGCCCTCGTGACCCGGCTCACGCGGTCGGGGATGCTGGACGAACTCGGCAAGACCTACGTCCGGGCGGCCCGCGCGAAGGGCCTCCCCGAGACGCTGGTCCGGTACAAACACGCCCTGCGGAACACGCTGATCCCGGTCATCACCGTGCTCGGCCTGCAGTTCGGGACGCTGATCGGCGGGGCGGTGATCACCGAGGCGGTGTTCGCGTGGCCGGGGCTGGGAACGCTGGTCATCAACAGCATCAACGCCCGCGACTGGCCGCTGATTCAGGGCTGTCTGATCGTGATCGGCACCAGCTTCGTCCTCGTCAACATCGTCGTGGACGCGCTGTACGCGTACGTGAACCCACAGGTGGTGTACGACTGA